A single region of the Podospora pseudopauciseta strain CBS 411.78 chromosome 1, whole genome shotgun sequence genome encodes:
- a CDS encoding hypothetical protein (COG:O; EggNog:ENOG503NYU8; MEROPS:MER0003426), whose translation MRHSVFSLLLGAISLITTTGVTGLEFTVSLEENGKAADASKLQFVKIPPLKHRRRGHRNTTVATGQHVTAKRGNNDISYSDNWCGASSRSNDADPIRNVFGYFTVPDLKLRAGIPPPQYAAAWIGIDGAKCNQTLLQAGVTTVVNSNGGQSASAWWEWYPGAAYTIANLPVKPGDWMSVNITAHDATSGRIIVTNAQRGYSMTLNLTSGPKLCRWDVEWILEDFYEAETNKQVPFASFQDLWFLDTEATTVRGKNVGIDGAAMVHLMNPQGKVLCQAEKYDNANFVITSN comes from the exons ATGCGGCACTCGGTATTTTCTCTGCTCCTGGGAGCCATCTCCCTGATCACCACAACAGGCGTCACAGGACTCGAGTTCACCGTGTCACTAGAAGAGAACGGCAAAGCTGCTGATGCCTCCAAGCTTCAGTTCGTCAAGATTCCCCCGTTGAAGCACCGGAGACGTGGACACCGCAACACAACCGTCGCCACAGGCCAGCATGTGACCGCCAAGAGAGGGAACAACGACATCAGTTATAGTGACAACTGGTGTGGTGCCTCCTCGCGATCAAACGATGCGGACCCCATCCGCAATGTGTTTGGGTATTTCACTGTCCCTGACTTGAAGCTACGAGCTGGTATCCCTCCGCCTCAATATGCGGCGGCCTGGATCGGTATCGACGGAGCCAAGTGCAACCAGACCTTGTTGCAAGCTGGAGTCACTACCGTG GTCAACTCCAACGGTGGACAGAGTGCATCGGCTTGGTGGGAGTGGTATCCAGGTGCTGCGTACACTATCGCCAACCTCCCAGTCAAGCCAGGGGACTGGATGTCCGTCAACATCACAGCCCACGATGCGACCAGCGGGAGGAT AATTGTAACAAACGCTCAGCGCGGCTACTCAATGACGCTCAATTTGACCAGCGGGCCCAAGCTGTGCCGGTGGGATGTTGAGTGGATTCTGGAGGACTTCTACGAGGCCGAAACGAACAAGCAGGTTCCCTTTGCCAGCTTCCAGGACCTGTGGTTTCTCGATACCGAGGCGACGACAGTGCGTGGGAAGAATGTTGGGATCGATGGAGCGGCCATGGTGCATCTGATGAACCCGCAAGGAAAGGTTCTCTGCCAGGCCGAAAAGTACGACAACGCTAATTTCGTCATTACTTCGAATTAA